One genomic window of Gracilinema caldarium DSM 7334 includes the following:
- a CDS encoding type II toxin-antitoxin system RelE family toxin, producing the protein MVRYLEEVLKRIKKGQIPKEIFVHFNNAFMSLDLTKDLSLFDIKQLKIAEEKNRVYHRLRKGKYRAIFYIQEEDIFVITIDKREEIYKKWQ; encoded by the coding sequence ATGGTCAGATATCTTGAAGAAGTTTTAAAGCGCATCAAGAAAGGCCAAATCCCAAAAGAGATTTTTGTGCATTTTAATAATGCATTCATGTCATTAGACTTAACAAAGGACTTAAGTCTTTTTGATATAAAGCAACTGAAGATAGCTGAAGAGAAAAATCGAGTATATCATCGTTTGAGAAAAGGGAAGTATCGCGCGATTTTCTATATACAGGAAGAAGATATTTTCGTTATTACAATTGATAAGAGAGAGGAGATTTATAAGAAATGGCAGTAA
- the groL gene encoding chaperonin GroEL (60 kDa chaperone family; promotes refolding of misfolded polypeptides especially under stressful conditions; forms two stacked rings of heptamers to form a barrel-shaped 14mer; ends can be capped by GroES; misfolded proteins enter the barrel where they are refolded when GroES binds): MAKQLMFNEEARRKLLSGVEQISKAVKVTLGPKGRNVLLDKKFGAPTVTKDGVSVAKEVELADPYENMGAQLLKEVATKTNDVAGDGTTTATVLAYSLVKEGLKAVAAGMTPIELKRGIDKAVELAVEEIKKNSKEIKDKEEISHVASVSANNDSEIGNTIADAMEKVGKDGVITVEESKTMDTTIEFVEGMQFDRGYISAYFVTDRDTMTSVYDDCYILIHDKKISSMKDMLPLLEKVAQSGKPLLIIAEDVDGEALSTLVVNSLRGTLKACAVKAPGFGDRRKAMLEDIAILTGGEVISEELGLKLENTDISQLGRAKTVKVDKDNTTIINGAGKQKDIQDRIAQIKAQIEETTSDYDREKLQERLAKLAGGVAVINVGAATEVELKEKKHRVEDALSATRAAIEEGIVPGGGLALIQAAIALEKADISNLTDDEKVGFKIVKRALEEPIRQIAENAGLDGAVIADKAKSEKKGIGFDAAKMEWVDMVKAGIIDPAKVTRSALQNAASIASLLLTTECAITDIPEKKEPAMPAGGGMGGMGMDY, translated from the coding sequence ATGGCGAAACAGTTGATGTTCAACGAAGAAGCCCGCCGCAAGCTGCTCTCTGGTGTTGAGCAGATTTCCAAGGCCGTAAAGGTCACCCTGGGGCCCAAGGGCCGCAATGTGCTCCTGGATAAAAAGTTTGGGGCTCCTACCGTTACCAAGGACGGTGTATCCGTAGCAAAAGAGGTTGAACTGGCCGACCCTTACGAAAACATGGGCGCCCAGCTCCTGAAAGAAGTAGCCACCAAGACCAACGACGTGGCCGGTGACGGAACCACCACTGCAACCGTTCTTGCCTATTCTCTTGTAAAAGAAGGTCTTAAGGCCGTTGCTGCCGGCATGACCCCCATCGAGCTGAAACGGGGTATAGACAAGGCCGTTGAGCTCGCCGTTGAAGAAATTAAGAAAAACTCCAAGGAAATTAAGGACAAGGAAGAAATTTCCCATGTCGCTTCTGTTTCCGCAAACAACGACAGCGAAATTGGTAATACCATCGCCGATGCCATGGAAAAGGTTGGAAAGGACGGGGTTATTACCGTCGAAGAATCCAAGACCATGGATACCACCATCGAGTTTGTCGAAGGTATGCAGTTCGATCGGGGTTACATTTCCGCCTACTTCGTTACCGATCGGGACACCATGACCAGTGTCTATGACGACTGCTATATCCTGATCCATGACAAGAAAATATCTTCCATGAAGGACATGCTTCCTCTCCTGGAGAAGGTAGCCCAAAGCGGCAAACCCCTCCTCATCATCGCTGAGGATGTGGACGGTGAAGCCCTTTCTACCCTGGTTGTGAACAGCCTCCGGGGAACCCTGAAAGCCTGCGCCGTAAAGGCTCCCGGTTTCGGCGATCGCCGCAAGGCCATGCTCGAAGACATCGCCATCCTTACCGGCGGCGAAGTCATTTCCGAAGAACTGGGACTCAAACTCGAAAATACCGATATTTCCCAGCTCGGCCGCGCCAAGACCGTTAAGGTTGATAAGGACAACACCACCATCATCAATGGGGCTGGCAAGCAGAAGGACATTCAGGACCGGATTGCCCAGATTAAGGCCCAGATCGAAGAAACCACTTCTGACTATGATCGGGAAAAGCTCCAGGAACGGCTGGCCAAGCTCGCCGGCGGCGTAGCGGTCATCAATGTTGGTGCGGCTACCGAAGTAGAGCTCAAAGAAAAGAAACACCGGGTGGAAGACGCCCTCTCCGCTACCCGGGCGGCTATCGAAGAAGGTATCGTTCCCGGTGGTGGTCTCGCTCTGATTCAGGCAGCCATCGCTCTGGAAAAAGCTGACATTTCCAATCTCACCGATGACGAAAAGGTTGGCTTTAAGATTGTTAAGCGGGCCCTGGAAGAACCAATCCGCCAGATCGCAGAAAACGCCGGTCTCGATGGGGCTGTCATTGCTGACAAGGCCAAGAGCGAGAAAAAGGGCATCGGCTTTGATGCGGCTAAGATGGAATGGGTGGACATGGTTAAGGCCGGTATCATCGATCCCGCCAAGGTTACCCGGTCAGCACTGCAGAATGCTGCATCTATCGCGAGTCTGCTTCTGACCACCGAATGCGCCATTACCGATATTCCTGAAAAGAAAGAACCCGCAATGCCCGCTGGTGGCGGCATGGGCGGCATGGGAATGGATTACTAA
- the sdaAB gene encoding L-serine ammonia-lyase, iron-sulfur-dependent subunit beta yields MAYTSYQKQVTLFDILGPIMIGPSSSHTAGVARIGYMARKLFGEKPDSVAIQFYGSLAATWKGHGSGDAIIAGLLEIPPEDERLREGTKLLETALNDGSGFPITIDAVPKLPSGWHPNTVLLVLSNPKKQLRLRASSIGGGSIQIDEINGYQVTLTGMLDALLVVHRDEVGVIAIVSHILAANHINIAATSSHRKEKGDEALLVIEVDEPIPSSIIEQIQNLPPVFSVIHLPSLEHL; encoded by the coding sequence ATGGCGTACACATCCTATCAAAAACAGGTTACCCTGTTCGATATTCTTGGTCCCATAATGATTGGTCCCTCCAGCTCTCACACTGCTGGGGTCGCCCGCATTGGCTATATGGCCCGAAAGTTGTTTGGAGAAAAGCCTGACTCGGTGGCAATCCAGTTTTATGGTTCTCTGGCGGCTACTTGGAAGGGTCATGGTTCGGGGGATGCCATCATTGCTGGGCTTCTCGAGATTCCCCCTGAGGATGAACGTTTGCGGGAGGGTACTAAACTTCTCGAAACTGCCCTGAACGATGGCAGTGGTTTCCCCATCACTATAGATGCTGTTCCAAAACTCCCATCTGGCTGGCATCCCAACACGGTGCTCTTGGTGCTATCAAACCCCAAAAAACAGTTACGTCTGCGGGCAAGCAGTATTGGCGGTGGTTCTATCCAGATTGATGAAATTAACGGTTATCAGGTAACCCTTACGGGCATGCTCGATGCCCTTCTGGTAGTTCACCGGGATGAAGTTGGAGTCATCGCTATTGTGTCCCATATCCTCGCGGCGAATCACATCAATATAGCCGCTACCTCCAGCCACCGAAAAGAAAAGGGCGATGAGGCTCTCCTTGTCATCGAAGTTGATGAACCCATTCCATCCTCGATTATTGAACAAATACAGAATCTGCCGCCGGTGTTTT
- a CDS encoding adenosine deaminase family protein, translating into MQYFTDDFIQAIPKTDLHVHLDGSLRIGTLIDLAKASGVSLPAMDEAGLRKTVFKDSYQNLEEYLAGFAYTTAVLRSRDALYRVSYELFMDNAAEGVRYLEVRFAPQLLMSETLSFQDVMEAVDQGLRDARDKLNRHRPSNEPAYDYGIIACAMRFFTKDFSPYYRDYSRMHEFSSPTEIISGASLELAKAVVQLRAHSSIQIVGFDLAGAEYGYPASDHQASYELVEKGFLHKTVHAGEAFGPESIFQAVTKLQADRIGHGLHLFDVDLIRSSHEQDPETYVKELVNYIANRRITVEVCLTSNMQTTPDLKSLEQHSFRRMLEQKLSVTLCTDNRLVSNTSLCKEYRLALDTFPITAHDLKNMIAYGFKRSFYYHPYPQKRAWVRSVLDYYDRIARQFGIRE; encoded by the coding sequence ATGCAGTACTTTACCGATGATTTTATCCAGGCCATACCGAAAACGGATCTACATGTCCATCTGGACGGTAGCCTCAGAATTGGTACCCTCATCGACCTCGCTAAGGCCTCCGGTGTCTCTCTGCCTGCCATGGACGAGGCGGGTCTGCGAAAAACCGTATTTAAGGATTCCTATCAGAATCTGGAAGAATATCTGGCTGGTTTTGCCTATACCACGGCGGTACTCCGCAGTCGGGACGCCCTATATCGGGTTTCTTATGAACTCTTTATGGATAATGCCGCCGAAGGAGTCCGTTATCTCGAAGTTCGCTTTGCACCGCAGCTCCTCATGTCAGAGACCCTCAGCTTCCAGGATGTAATGGAAGCCGTTGACCAGGGGCTCAGAGATGCAAGGGATAAGCTGAACCGCCATAGGCCCAGCAACGAACCTGCCTACGACTATGGTATTATCGCCTGTGCCATGCGCTTTTTTACTAAAGACTTTTCTCCCTATTACCGGGATTACAGCCGGATGCACGAGTTTTCTTCCCCTACGGAAATCATCAGCGGGGCCAGTCTCGAACTCGCCAAAGCGGTAGTCCAACTGCGGGCCCATTCATCAATCCAGATTGTTGGTTTCGATCTGGCCGGTGCAGAATATGGCTACCCTGCCAGTGATCATCAGGCGAGTTATGAACTGGTTGAGAAGGGGTTTCTTCATAAAACGGTCCATGCGGGGGAAGCCTTTGGTCCCGAAAGCATCTTTCAGGCGGTGACGAAACTGCAGGCCGACCGTATCGGCCACGGGCTCCACCTTTTTGATGTGGACCTTATCCGCAGTTCACACGAACAGGATCCGGAAACCTATGTAAAAGAGTTGGTCAATTATATCGCCAACCGGCGCATCACCGTGGAAGTATGCCTCACGAGCAATATGCAGACTACGCCGGACCTGAAAAGCCTGGAACAGCACTCCTTCCGGCGGATGCTTGAACAGAAACTTTCGGTAACCCTCTGCACCGACAACCGCCTCGTTTCTAACACCAGCCTCTGCAAGGAGTACCGCCTTGCCCTGGATACCTTCCCTATCACAGCCCATGACCTTAAAAACATGATTGCCTACGGCTTTAAGCGATCCTTTTACTACCACCCCTATCCCCAGAAACGGGCCTGGGTCCGCTCGGTTCTGGATTATTACGATCGCATCGCCCGGCAGTTTGGAATCAGAGAATAG
- a CDS encoding DUF6290 family protein has translation MAVISVRLNSEEEKIVSFLSEHLEKDKSTLIRDSIMEMYEDYIDREFIERFESDEINKKFITAEDILKSI, from the coding sequence ATGGCAGTAATATCTGTACGGTTAAATAGTGAAGAAGAGAAGATAGTATCTTTCCTATCTGAACACCTAGAAAAAGATAAATCGACACTCATTAGGGATTCAATAATGGAGATGTACGAAGATTATATAGATCGAGAGTTTATAGAACGATTTGAAAGTGATGAAATAAATAAGAAGTTTATTACCGCAGAAGACATCTTGAAAAGTATTTAA
- a CDS encoding DNA-deoxyinosine glycosylase → MRLHGFPPIIAQDAWLLILGSFPSTASLECGMYYGHGRNHFWPILARICKASVPVSIDEKRALLTAGQLALWDLVASCERIGSLDQNIMEPVLNDITGLVAAHTAIVRILLNGSLAAELFYRKILGHRGALPPIGSIRTWEGPQKRVISVYRLPSTSPVPTKQFRRLEDKLTLWERAILE, encoded by the coding sequence ATGCGACTGCATGGATTTCCGCCAATTATAGCTCAGGATGCATGGCTTCTCATCTTAGGGTCCTTTCCGAGCACAGCAAGCCTGGAATGTGGAATGTATTATGGACATGGCCGCAACCATTTTTGGCCCATCCTGGCCCGCATTTGTAAGGCTTCGGTACCGGTCAGTATTGATGAAAAGCGGGCCCTGCTTACGGCGGGACAGCTTGCCCTCTGGGACCTGGTGGCTTCCTGCGAGCGGATCGGCAGTCTGGACCAGAATATCATGGAACCAGTTCTGAATGATATTACAGGCCTTGTAGCGGCTCATACGGCCATAGTCCGCATTCTTTTAAACGGAAGTCTTGCGGCAGAGCTCTTTTACCGCAAAATACTGGGGCACAGGGGGGCCCTCCCCCCTATAGGTTCAATTCGGACCTGGGAAGGGCCGCAGAAAAGAGTAATTTCTGTCTACAGGCTCCCATCGACGAGTCCGGTACCGACAAAACAGTTTAGACGACTCGAAGATAAGTTAACCCTCTGGGAAAGGGCGATACTGGAGTGA
- a CDS encoding tetratricopeptide repeat protein yields the protein MWQFLKNLPFIRLFRKQAIDTEELKEERWVADFSKPHKARFVPETGPTYESSIGKQGLALALKKGLQFAWVEDPLYRYADLIIEGKIRLEAQGTYGAAGFQFRRADDSSYYSFLLSTKGYFRFDVLFNGTTMPLIGWTEAPDFHSSEGEYNSVRIIALGDKFTFIINDKWAGEIVDDTIPSGKLAFAVVSYEEADPETSTGQGNITGRLQALTVDSRLIEVEAVHLRWNRFIKIDEKARFRLAETFLAMNQPLSALVQIKRIWKTAGAPRSQQELLFAARCAMQLSLYEEAEEYLDHCLEADIDSEESRNALAEKAKLLYLQSRYADLEEHAKGALEIFPQDPLLHTLLGHAYINLGRPDLTAEAYDKALSLDNENALIAQNAGSAYERLGDDKTALERYLLAGRLFLNTENYNDLALVIPRVLDLGSNDPRSHSLAGKYYFAIEDFHRAEKELALADRVGDESGTGETSADAAAGAGGTGGIGASGGPIGLDPAVPYLRALLLIKKDKRKAALALLKRAVELAPDSAIFHFRLAENLFLLHQNPKEKELWDHINRVFELQPDDGWTLNLAAQVALKDGNLDSAKAYLEKAAALLPKEAAVRMNQAELAYLHGNIDNALLLLNDDAVDDPEGLLAHQAGTILYRADRLEEAKAYFAEALKKCPERLDYLIDQANCLINLGLYGEADTLLAKAYDREENEAVLDLIGYIAYKKGEFPRAEAAYRLALERDPDNTSFLSALAWIYITMARWTSAEDCIQKLEHLVAPESVEYESVQELRERLLMGTTRLVQCASCSRNWRVPLEPPAAPPLRLVAEPPDELPAGTCIHCGKTYCIGCAKQSLDASGRFVCPTCGERLKLYDEGLKKLIADWARGASY from the coding sequence ATGTGGCAGTTTTTGAAAAATCTTCCGTTTATTCGTCTGTTTCGAAAACAAGCAATTGATACCGAAGAACTCAAGGAAGAACGATGGGTGGCAGATTTTTCCAAACCCCACAAAGCCCGATTCGTGCCGGAAACAGGGCCCACCTATGAGAGCAGTATAGGGAAACAGGGCCTTGCGCTAGCACTGAAGAAGGGTCTTCAATTTGCCTGGGTAGAGGATCCGCTGTATCGCTATGCCGACCTTATTATAGAAGGGAAAATTCGTTTAGAAGCCCAGGGAACTTATGGGGCAGCGGGATTTCAGTTCCGCAGGGCCGATGATTCGAGCTATTATTCCTTTCTGCTTTCTACCAAAGGTTATTTCAGGTTTGATGTACTGTTTAACGGTACCACCATGCCGCTTATCGGTTGGACGGAAGCCCCTGATTTTCACAGCTCTGAGGGAGAATATAACTCAGTGCGGATCATCGCTTTGGGTGATAAGTTTACTTTTATTATCAATGATAAGTGGGCTGGAGAAATTGTTGATGATACTATTCCTTCAGGAAAACTGGCCTTTGCAGTGGTTTCCTATGAAGAGGCGGATCCAGAGACCAGTACCGGTCAAGGGAACATCACCGGTCGGCTGCAGGCATTAACCGTAGATTCAAGGCTTATCGAAGTAGAGGCGGTTCATCTGCGGTGGAACCGGTTCATCAAGATTGATGAAAAAGCCCGGTTCCGTTTGGCGGAGACCTTCCTCGCCATGAATCAGCCCCTGTCAGCCCTGGTACAGATAAAACGTATCTGGAAAACCGCCGGTGCACCCCGCAGTCAGCAGGAACTTCTTTTTGCGGCCCGTTGCGCGATGCAGTTGTCCCTGTATGAAGAGGCAGAGGAGTATCTTGACCATTGCCTCGAGGCTGATATCGATTCTGAAGAAAGCCGGAATGCCCTGGCAGAAAAGGCAAAACTGCTGTACCTGCAGAGCCGATATGCGGATCTAGAAGAACATGCAAAAGGGGCTTTAGAAATCTTTCCCCAGGATCCCCTGCTGCACACCCTTTTGGGACATGCCTACATCAACCTGGGTAGACCTGACCTGACGGCAGAGGCCTACGATAAAGCCTTGAGTCTCGACAATGAAAATGCCCTTATTGCCCAGAACGCAGGTTCTGCCTATGAACGGCTCGGCGATGATAAAACAGCCCTCGAACGGTACCTGCTGGCGGGGCGGCTCTTTTTAAACACTGAAAACTATAACGACCTGGCATTGGTCATTCCCCGCGTACTGGATCTGGGCAGTAACGATCCCCGCTCTCACAGCCTGGCAGGGAAATACTATTTTGCCATCGAGGATTTTCATCGGGCAGAGAAAGAGTTGGCCCTGGCAGACCGGGTGGGGGATGAGTCTGGCACAGGTGAGACCTCAGCGGATGCGGCGGCCGGTGCCGGTGGTACGGGCGGCATTGGTGCATCTGGTGGACCCATCGGCCTTGACCCCGCGGTACCCTACCTGAGGGCCCTTCTCCTCATTAAAAAGGATAAACGCAAGGCCGCCCTGGCTCTTCTTAAGCGCGCGGTAGAGCTTGCCCCCGATTCGGCGATCTTTCATTTCCGTCTTGCAGAAAACCTTTTTCTCTTACATCAAAATCCAAAGGAAAAGGAACTGTGGGACCATATCAACAGGGTCTTTGAACTACAGCCCGATGATGGCTGGACACTGAACCTGGCAGCCCAGGTTGCGTTAAAGGATGGTAACCTGGATTCGGCAAAGGCATACCTGGAAAAAGCAGCGGCTTTGCTCCCGAAAGAAGCGGCAGTCCGAATGAATCAGGCTGAGTTGGCTTACCTCCACGGGAATATCGATAATGCCCTACTATTGCTGAACGATGATGCGGTGGATGACCCGGAAGGCCTTTTGGCACATCAGGCTGGAACCATACTGTATCGGGCAGACCGGCTCGAAGAAGCGAAGGCGTATTTTGCAGAAGCCCTGAAAAAATGCCCTGAGCGGCTCGACTACCTTATAGATCAGGCGAATTGTCTCATCAACCTGGGGCTGTATGGTGAAGCCGACACGCTTTTGGCTAAGGCCTATGATCGGGAAGAAAACGAAGCGGTTCTCGATTTAATCGGCTATATTGCCTATAAAAAAGGTGAATTTCCCCGTGCCGAAGCTGCTTACCGCCTTGCTTTAGAACGGGATCCTGATAATACCAGCTTCCTTTCTGCGCTCGCCTGGATCTATATTACGATGGCCCGATGGACGAGCGCCGAAGATTGTATCCAGAAATTGGAGCATTTAGTAGCACCGGAATCAGTTGAATATGAATCGGTACAGGAATTACGGGAACGGCTCCTCATGGGAACCACCAGGCTGGTGCAGTGCGCCAGTTGCAGCCGAAACTGGCGGGTGCCCCTGGAGCCGCCGGCGGCACCGCCCCTGCGGCTTGTGGCTGAACCGCCGGATGAGCTCCCTGCGGGGACCTGCATCCACTGCGGCAAAACCTACTGTATTGGCTGTGCAAAACAATCCCTCGATGCAAGCGGCCGTTTTGTGTGTCCTACCTGTGGTGAGCGGCTCAAACTGTACGATGAGGGCTTAAAAAAACTGATCGCCGACTGGGCTCGGGGAGCCTCTTACTGA